The following proteins are encoded in a genomic region of Marinitoga hydrogenitolerans DSM 16785:
- a CDS encoding heme NO-binding domain-containing protein has protein sequence MKKLLVYTWIETWKRLFGDERIDEVLSNNNIDPKEKGSLLEDFDENLLEKIIKEIAEKSNIRRSEMMRKTGKENIKTFHKWYPLFFKKPSALAFLAAMDTIHMLLTRRLGILPPRIIFQPITSTQAYLTYKSKREFSDYFLGLIEGVGEHFNEKIDIDIVDTGKEGDLNYLRVKLTAEKAYVKIEKMNVFKILSLGIFKSLKSVYLVIMPLLVILISWLSFTYIPNNLIASVTTGIVFFILSYIGILDYIKGHKIILDILENYKNKNFDYPVKLKGIKEIQEITDSTYELTDEFRKILLGVTGDVQEIEGAVSTVNESAHNLKDLIDTMQDLAQQVADTSIQISNDTENVSEAVNSNVQTLSEIVDKEGEMVESLNNAVEEILKSSKNVEKSSVGILEMSNRFKELVNLGDKLQKEAEQIKEIASTVMSIAEQTNLLALNAAIEAARAGESGKGFAVVADEIRKLAEESKESANNISEFLGTVTKGINELTEKLTSEFEEMKNQSETLNKSSLENKKSSEEISQIAAEISDLIVKLENEEKMLENTTQNIESLLAISEESAATAEEISASIQNFLINTKEILTEVEKIGGYINILYDNFEGINI, from the coding sequence ATGAAAAAATTGTTAGTTTATACATGGATTGAAACGTGGAAAAGATTATTTGGTGATGAAAGAATTGATGAAGTTTTAAGCAATAATAATATTGATCCAAAAGAAAAAGGGTCACTTTTAGAGGATTTTGATGAAAATTTATTGGAAAAAATAATAAAAGAGATTGCTGAAAAAAGTAATATTAGAAGGTCAGAAATGATGAGAAAAACAGGGAAAGAAAATATTAAAACATTCCATAAATGGTATCCGTTATTTTTCAAAAAACCATCAGCTCTTGCATTTTTGGCAGCTATGGATACTATTCATATGTTATTAACGAGAAGATTGGGAATTTTGCCCCCAAGAATTATATTTCAGCCAATAACTTCTACACAAGCATATTTAACATATAAATCTAAAAGAGAGTTTTCTGATTATTTTTTGGGTTTAATTGAAGGTGTAGGAGAGCATTTCAATGAAAAAATAGATATTGATATTGTCGATACCGGAAAAGAGGGAGACTTAAATTATTTAAGAGTCAAATTAACAGCAGAAAAAGCTTATGTGAAAATAGAAAAAATGAATGTATTTAAAATTCTTTCATTAGGAATATTTAAATCATTAAAAAGTGTATATTTAGTTATTATGCCATTATTGGTAATATTAATTTCTTGGTTATCTTTTACATATATTCCTAATAACCTTATAGCATCAGTTACAACAGGTATTGTATTTTTCATTTTATCCTATATAGGAATATTGGATTATATCAAAGGACATAAAATTATTCTTGATATATTAGAAAATTATAAAAATAAAAATTTTGACTATCCTGTGAAACTTAAAGGAATTAAAGAAATACAGGAAATAACAGATTCAACTTATGAATTAACTGATGAATTTAGAAAAATTTTGCTCGGTGTTACAGGAGATGTACAAGAAATAGAAGGAGCAGTAAGTACAGTTAATGAGTCTGCGCATAATTTAAAAGATTTAATAGATACAATGCAAGATTTAGCACAACAAGTTGCAGATACATCAATTCAAATTAGTAATGATACAGAAAATGTTTCAGAAGCTGTAAATTCAAATGTTCAAACATTATCTGAAATAGTTGATAAAGAAGGTGAAATGGTAGAATCCTTAAATAATGCAGTAGAGGAAATATTGAAATCTTCTAAAAATGTTGAAAAATCATCAGTAGGAATTTTAGAAATGAGCAATAGATTTAAAGAATTAGTAAACCTTGGAGATAAATTGCAAAAAGAAGCAGAACAAATTAAAGAAATAGCTTCTACAGTAATGAGTATAGCAGAACAAACTAATTTACTAGCATTAAATGCGGCAATAGAAGCAGCAAGAGCTGGTGAAAGTGGGAAGGGATTTGCAGTTGTTGCAGATGAAATAAGAAAATTGGCAGAAGAATCAAAAGAATCAGCAAATAATATATCAGAGTTTTTAGGAACAGTAACTAAAGGAATTAATGAATTAACAGAAAAATTAACAAGTGAATTTGAAGAAATGAAAAATCAGTCAGAAACTTTAAATAAAAGTTCTTTAGAAAATAAAAAATCCAGTGAAGAAATTTCACAAATTGCAGCAGAAATAAGTGATTTAATTGTAAAATTAGAAAATGAAGAGAAAATGTTAGAAAACACAACTCAAAACATAGAAAGTTTATTAGCTATTTCTGAAGAAAGTGCAGCAACAGCAGAAGAAATAAGTGCATCTATACAAAACTTCTTAATTAACACAAAAGAAATTCTTACAGAAGTAGAAAAGATTGGTGGATATATAAATATTTTATATGACAACTTTGAAGGAATAAATATTTAA
- a CDS encoding helix-turn-helix transcriptional regulator: MKNKLKVYRAMFDITQEELAKKIGVSRQTINYIEKGKYSPSVSLALKLAYFFNCKVEDLFILEKEDLNESTLTKGVN, from the coding sequence ATGAAAAATAAATTAAAGGTATATAGAGCAATGTTTGATATAACTCAAGAAGAACTAGCAAAAAAAATAGGAGTTTCACGACAAACAATTAATTATATAGAAAAAGGCAAATATTCTCCATCAGTATCATTAGCTTTAAAATTAGCATATTTTTTTAATTGTAAAGTGGAAGATTTATTTATTTTAGAAAAAGAAGATTTAAATGAAAGCACTTTAACGAAAGGAGTGAATTAA
- a CDS encoding EamA family transporter, protein MVYLWLIIRITLLGYERIAGKKIATHEDEILSSWAFFFFSFLAFFPFFNYITILSLKSAIFSGTIYSLSFFLYVYALANEDASVIAPLYNMNVIFLIITTAIFLNEKITITKILGSLLMLYGVSFLKKDINLKESYKNIFKSKGALAMLFSSGLMAIGRTIDGYFVKNIDSLSYSISIYLIVSIYFFIITIIKYKSIKPHINIIKRKFSSLISGGISNAYSYIALLKMFKYIDVSIAEPVSMSSALITAFFAKYIFKENITIRVFGTILLILGAFVIYL, encoded by the coding sequence ATGGTGTATTTATGGTTAATCATAAGAATAACATTACTAGGTTATGAAAGAATTGCAGGAAAAAAAATAGCAACCCATGAAGATGAAATACTTTCTTCGTGGGCTTTTTTCTTTTTTTCATTTTTGGCATTTTTCCCATTTTTTAATTATATAACTATATTGTCATTAAAATCAGCAATATTTAGTGGCACTATTTATTCATTATCATTTTTTTTATATGTTTATGCCTTAGCAAATGAAGATGCCTCTGTAATTGCACCATTATATAATATGAATGTTATATTCTTGATTATAACAACAGCTATATTTTTAAATGAAAAAATAACAATTACCAAAATATTAGGAAGTTTATTAATGCTATATGGAGTTTCTTTTTTGAAAAAAGATATAAATTTAAAAGAATCATATAAGAATATTTTTAAAAGTAAAGGGGCATTAGCTATGCTTTTTTCTTCAGGTTTAATGGCTATAGGAAGAACAATTGATGGATATTTTGTTAAAAATATAGATTCGCTGAGTTATTCTATATCAATATATTTAATTGTAAGCATATACTTTTTTATAATAACTATTATAAAGTATAAATCAATAAAACCACATATAAATATAATTAAAAGAAAATTTTCTTCGTTAATAAGTGGCGGTATATCTAATGCATATTCATATATTGCATTACTAAAGATGTTTAAATATATTGATGTTAGTATTGCAGAACCAGTTTCTATGAGCTCTGCTCTGATAACAGCATTTTTTGCTAAATATATTTTTAAAGAAAATATCACTATTCGTGTTTTTGGAACTATATTATTAATCTTAGGAGCCTTTGTAATTTACTTATAA
- a CDS encoding peroxiredoxin translates to MENRIPLIGEKFPELEVVTTHGKMKLPEAFKGKWFVLFSHPADFTPVCTTEFVGFQKRYDEFKKLNTELIGLSIDQVFSHISWINWIKEKLGVEIQYPVIADDRGKAAERLGLIHASASHTVRAVFIVDPEGVVRAIIYYPPELGRNLDEIIRAVKALQLSDKSKAAMPANWPNNELIGDKVIIPPASNVKSAQERLKNYEGYDWWFVFKKIDD, encoded by the coding sequence ATGGAAAATAGAATTCCATTGATAGGAGAAAAATTCCCAGAATTAGAGGTAGTAACAACTCATGGAAAAATGAAATTGCCAGAAGCATTTAAAGGTAAATGGTTTGTATTATTCAGCCATCCAGCAGATTTTACACCTGTTTGTACAACAGAGTTTGTAGGATTCCAAAAAAGATATGATGAATTTAAAAAATTAAATACTGAATTAATAGGTTTAAGTATTGATCAGGTTTTTTCTCACATCAGTTGGATTAACTGGATTAAAGAGAAATTAGGAGTTGAAATTCAATATCCAGTTATTGCGGATGACAGAGGAAAGGCTGCAGAAAGATTGGGGTTAATTCATGCATCTGCTTCACATACAGTAAGAGCAGTATTTATTGTGGATCCAGAAGGTGTTGTAAGAGCAATTATTTATTATCCACCAGAATTAGGAAGAAACTTAGATGAGATTATTAGAGCTGTTAAAGCTTTGCAATTATCTGATAAATCAAAAGCTGCAATGCCTGCAAATTGGCCAAATAATGAGTTAATAGGAGATAAAGTTATTATTCCACCAGCATCAAATGTAAAATCAGCTCAAGAAAGGTTAAAAAATTATGAAGGTTATGATTGGTGGTTTGTATTTAAGAAAATAGATGATTAA
- a CDS encoding metallophosphoesterase family protein, with the protein MIKVLLISDIHIPTRSRYEYLEKINYSNYDYILATGDFVEEDVIFYFKAQKPIFYGVFGNVDYYDVKYTLPEKRIIKLGNYNIGMIHGHQAGWGDPTKLIKRFQNIDILVYGHSHRKDDKNINGIRCINPGAFCEGSYAELEIRGDEILLMWMQV; encoded by the coding sequence ATGATAAAGGTTCTTTTAATTTCAGATATTCATATTCCAACAAGAAGTAGATATGAATATTTAGAGAAAATAAATTATTCCAATTACGACTATATTTTAGCAACTGGAGATTTTGTTGAAGAAGATGTAATTTTTTATTTTAAAGCACAAAAACCTATTTTCTACGGTGTTTTTGGAAATGTTGATTATTATGATGTAAAATACACTTTACCAGAAAAAAGAATAATAAAATTAGGCAATTATAATATTGGAATGATACATGGCCATCAGGCAGGTTGGGGTGATCCAACGAAGTTAATTAAAAGATTTCAAAATATAGATATTTTAGTATATGGTCATTCTCATAGAAAAGACGATAAAAATATAAATGGTATTCGATGTATTAATCCAGGAGCATTTTGTGAAGGAAGTTATGCAGAATTAGAGATAAGGGGTGATGAAATATTATTAATGTGGATGCAAGTTTAA
- a CDS encoding stage V sporulation protein S, giving the protein MAEVEVLKVAANSKPIAIAGALAAIIREKGKAEIQAIGAGAVNQAVKAIAIARGYVAPSGVDLVCIPAFVDVKIESEERTAIKFVVQPRS; this is encoded by the coding sequence ATGGCAGAGGTAGAAGTATTGAAAGTTGCTGCAAATTCAAAACCTATCGCTATCGCTGGCGCATTAGCTGCAATTATTAGGGAAAAGGGGAAAGCTGAAATTCAGGCTATTGGTGCTGGTGCAGTTAACCAAGCTGTTAAAGCTATTGCTATTGCAAGAGGTTATGTTGCACCAAGTGGTGTTGATTTAGTATGTATTCCAGCATTTGTTGATGTTAAAATTGAAAGTGAAGAAAGAACAGCTATTAAATTTGTTGTACAACCAAGATCATAA
- a CDS encoding adenosine-specific kinase, with translation MELKIETVDIKFPSDCNVIIGQSHFIKTVEDIYETIVTTVPGMKFGVAFNEASGPRLVRFDGNDNELINIAIENAKNVGAGHFFILIIRNGYPINILPRLKQIQEIVNIFAATANPLQVLVAESDLGRGVIGVVDGQPPLGVEGEEDKKKRYEFLRNITGYKR, from the coding sequence GTGGAATTAAAAATTGAAACTGTTGATATTAAATTTCCTTCTGATTGTAATGTTATAATTGGTCAATCGCATTTTATAAAAACTGTAGAGGATATTTATGAAACAATTGTGACAACAGTTCCTGGAATGAAATTTGGAGTTGCTTTTAATGAAGCAAGTGGGCCAAGATTGGTAAGATTTGATGGGAATGATAATGAATTAATAAATATAGCAATAGAAAATGCAAAAAATGTTGGAGCAGGTCATTTTTTCATTTTAATAATAAGGAATGGATATCCAATAAATATTCTTCCTCGATTGAAACAGATTCAAGAGATAGTAAATATTTTTGCAGCAACAGCTAATCCTTTGCAAGTTTTAGTTGCAGAAAGTGATTTAGGAAGAGGTGTTATTGGAGTTGTTGATGGACAACCACCATTAGGAGTTGAAGGAGAAGAAGATAAAAAGAAAAGATATGAATTTTTAAGAAATATAACAGGGTATAAAAGATAA
- a CDS encoding AAA family ATPase, translated as MRFCLFTDEYDHFANELLSFNLDLFKDSVTKHGFVRKFYEEIKKGTQTIIERLFMTGVSPGLSKILCKLIIVD; from the coding sequence ATACGATTTTGTTTATTTACAGACGAATACGATCATTTTGCAAATGAATTATTGAGTTTTAATCTTGATTTATTCAAAGATAGCGTAACAAAGCATGGATTTGTAAGGAAATTCTATGAAGAAATAAAAAAAGGAACACAAACAATAATAGAAAGACTCTTCATGACAGGTGTGAGTCCGGGACTATCCAAAATTCTGTGCAAATTGATAATAGTTGATTAA
- a CDS encoding ZIP family metal transporter — MELTGSQVFMYGALASLIAGSATSLGALPIFFMKKTMTEKQLDMALGFAAGVMLAATMFSLIVPAIDLGGITITAIGIIVGAVILELMDTFAPHEHFLKGHEGPNMALVKKVWLFVIAITLHNFPEGMAVGVSFGGGTTDMIKNGIVVATAIGIQNIPEGTATAVSFLKAGYTKKQAFWYSAFSGWVEPIGGVVGAGFIVLMRPALPFFLALAAGAMLYVISDEIIPETHSHGYERAATFSLIFGFLLMMTLDNALG, encoded by the coding sequence ATGGAATTAACTGGAAGTCAGGTATTTATGTATGGAGCATTAGCGAGTTTAATAGCTGGTAGTGCTACATCACTTGGTGCATTGCCAATTTTTTTTATGAAAAAAACAATGACAGAAAAACAATTAGATATGGCTTTAGGGTTTGCAGCTGGTGTTATGCTTGCGGCGACAATGTTTTCATTAATTGTTCCAGCAATAGATTTAGGTGGAATTACTATTACAGCAATAGGTATAATAGTAGGCGCTGTAATTTTAGAATTAATGGATACATTTGCTCCTCATGAACATTTTTTAAAAGGGCATGAAGGTCCAAATATGGCGTTAGTAAAAAAAGTATGGCTTTTTGTAATTGCTATAACTTTGCATAATTTTCCAGAAGGTATGGCAGTTGGAGTTAGTTTTGGTGGTGGTACAACAGATATGATAAAAAATGGTATAGTTGTGGCAACGGCAATAGGGATTCAAAATATTCCAGAAGGCACAGCAACTGCAGTATCCTTTTTAAAAGCAGGATATACTAAGAAACAAGCTTTTTGGTATTCTGCATTTTCTGGATGGGTTGAACCAATAGGTGGAGTTGTTGGAGCAGGATTTATTGTATTAATGAGACCAGCATTGCCGTTTTTCCTTGCTCTTGCAGCGGGGGCAATGTTGTATGTTATTAGTGATGAAATTATTCCAGAAACACATTCGCATGGTTATGAAAGAGCTGCAACTTTTTCATTAATTTTCGGATTTTTATTAATGATGACACTTGATAATGCATTAGGATGA
- a CDS encoding potassium channel beta subunit family protein, whose amino-acid sequence MEYRRLGKAGIKVSELSFGSWLTFGNQLDVENVKACMREAFNHGVNFFDNAEAYANGLSESLMGMALKEYRRTDLVISTKIFWGGNGPNDRGLSRKHLLEGTWNSLKRLQLDYVDLIFCHRPDPDTPIEETVLAMDYIIRNGLAMYWGTSEWSAEQIEAAFEAAEKLNCIPPTMEQPQYNMFVREKVEKEFKPLYEKYGLGLTTWSPLASGILTGKYNDGIPEDSRLAKFSRLAENMKEKGLLSDENIEKVRKLSAIAKDLDATMAQLALAWLLKNQNVSTVITGASRVEQVKDNMKAVEIKEKLSDEIMEEIEKILNNKPE is encoded by the coding sequence ATGGAATATAGAAGACTTGGAAAAGCAGGTATCAAAGTAAGTGAATTATCTTTTGGTTCATGGTTAACATTTGGAAATCAATTAGATGTTGAAAATGTAAAAGCTTGTATGAGAGAGGCGTTTAATCATGGAGTGAATTTTTTTGATAATGCTGAAGCATATGCAAATGGACTTTCAGAATCATTAATGGGTATGGCTTTAAAAGAATACAGAAGAACAGATTTAGTTATATCAACAAAGATTTTTTGGGGAGGAAATGGTCCGAATGATAGAGGTTTATCAAGAAAACACTTACTCGAGGGAACATGGAATTCATTAAAAAGATTGCAATTAGATTATGTGGATTTGATTTTTTGTCACAGACCAGATCCAGATACACCAATTGAAGAAACAGTTTTAGCTATGGATTATATTATTAGAAATGGTTTGGCTATGTATTGGGGAACATCAGAATGGAGTGCAGAGCAAATAGAGGCAGCGTTTGAAGCAGCAGAAAAATTAAATTGTATTCCGCCGACCATGGAACAACCTCAATACAATATGTTTGTAAGAGAAAAAGTTGAAAAAGAGTTTAAACCTTTATATGAAAAATATGGTTTGGGTTTAACTACATGGAGTCCTTTAGCAAGTGGAATTTTAACAGGAAAATACAACGATGGAATCCCAGAAGATAGTAGATTAGCTAAATTCTCAAGACTGGCAGAAAATATGAAAGAAAAAGGATTATTATCTGATGAAAATATAGAAAAAGTAAGGAAATTGTCAGCAATTGCAAAAGATTTAGATGCAACAATGGCTCAATTAGCATTAGCATGGTTATTAAAAAATCAAAATGTTTCAACAGTTATAACAGGTGCAAGTAGAGTGGAACAGGTCAAAGATAATATGAAGGCAGTTGAAATAAAAGAAAAACTTTCAGATGAAATAATGGAAGAAATTGAAAAAATATTGAATAATAAACCAGAATAA
- a CDS encoding Eco57I restriction-modification methylase domain-containing protein, which yields MAKENYKIKSLGQVFTPEFIAKKMINLIKNGNRILEPSCGDGVFLRLLKGKNVVGIEKEVESSNCLKMDFFDYPIMEKFDTIIGNPPYVAFKDIIPTTKKKLPMEFLDKRSNLFLYFIYKSFLHLTDNGEIIFITPRDFFSLTSSIKLNNLLYENGTITDVIEFGDERIFGYEFSPNVVIWRYEKNNFDRRCNYNGEIKYFYNIDGHYLFLKNNNYTLQLKDIAYVKVGGVTGANNIFNHESGNIDVVCSYTKRTGKTKRMIYNIVNEHIKKYKKELIKRKIRKFDEKNWFKWGRDFYISNKPRVYVNTRTRDKKPFFIHNSIYYDGTILGIFPKKEIDIIRFKDMLNNVDWEELGFVCDGRYMFNQRKLENTILPKEFEEFL from the coding sequence ATGGCGAAAGAAAATTATAAAATTAAGAGTTTAGGACAGGTTTTTACACCAGAATTTATTGCAAAAAAAATGATTAATTTAATAAAAAATGGAAATAGAATATTAGAGCCATCATGTGGGGATGGAGTTTTTTTGCGTTTATTAAAAGGAAAAAATGTAGTTGGAATTGAAAAAGAAGTTGAATCTTCAAATTGTTTAAAAATGGATTTTTTTGATTATCCAATAATGGAAAAATTTGATACTATTATTGGTAATCCACCATATGTCGCTTTTAAAGATATTATACCAACAACAAAAAAGAAATTACCAATGGAATTTCTTGATAAAAGGAGTAATTTGTTTTTATATTTTATATATAAATCATTTTTACATTTAACAGATAATGGAGAAATAATTTTTATTACACCAAGAGATTTTTTTAGTTTAACCTCATCAATTAAATTAAATAATCTATTATATGAAAATGGAACAATTACTGATGTTATTGAATTTGGTGACGAAAGAATTTTTGGTTATGAGTTTTCTCCAAATGTTGTAATATGGAGATATGAAAAAAATAATTTTGATAGAAGATGCAATTATAATGGAGAAATAAAATATTTTTACAATATAGATGGGCATTATTTATTTTTAAAAAATAATAATTATACTTTACAACTAAAAGATATAGCATATGTAAAAGTTGGAGGGGTTACTGGTGCAAATAATATTTTTAACCATGAAAGTGGAAATATAGATGTAGTTTGTTCATATACGAAAAGAACAGGAAAAACAAAAAGAATGATTTATAATATAGTAAATGAGCATATAAAAAAATATAAAAAAGAATTGATAAAAAGAAAAATAAGAAAGTTTGACGAGAAAAATTGGTTTAAATGGGGCAGGGATTTTTATATTTCAAATAAACCGCGAGTATATGTAAATACCAGAACAAGAGATAAAAAACCATTTTTTATTCATAATTCTATATATTATGATGGTACTATATTGGGAATATTTCCAAAAAAAGAAATAGATATTATTAGATTTAAAGATATGCTGAATAATGTGGATTGGGAAGAGTTAGGATTTGTATGTGATGGAAGATATATGTTTAATCAAAGAAAATTAGAAAATACTATACTCCCTAAAGAATTTGAGGAATTCTTATAA
- a CDS encoding HD domain-containing phosphohydrolase, whose translation MEIKKFFDSVIITLFIIILSIGIFFTYESYKNEESEKIKDLKKDMNIISNRLFELVENKKYILENIDNLIRETEDIKKIIKTIYDFNKFDLKYAYFSSTKGDLYVYPKINIPKNFNPLNKDWYKLALNNKKVIISHSYETPEQKKIVFTLSKVIKKEGKVIGVVGLDLNSEKINEMLKSTVQGKYYNFYIIKKSNRELLFNNTMDKNEIKKIEIKKEFDVVKYDDNIYAYSEIIPDIYIISQFNIDILKTNVIKRMSIFVLISILIIVIFRYVYYNFLIKNVIKPILVISESMNNFSLNIKEKKVPYFSNKYKIKEINLISESYEKLIGTMIASFMNFELLTDEIKKVYNRLKNVNEMFYEIIKLITMLDNEDLMMEEYFESVLNYVINHIEEAKYGSISIIKNGKWQYIAAIGHNIEILKNLEIEMNIDLKGNRDTVNVLSFDEIFNYDKDILNKDVVDKLELATKKFKYALIYITDLEGCSLVISVETIHEKGFSKDSQEIFKAYVNLAKIFLYKKFELTKIENIYFNFAEKLASIAEGHDDITGKHIYRVGEISAFLAEKMGYDETFVEKIRKFSPLHDIGKIYVPYEILNKKGKLTDEEFEIMKKHTLHAKDLFADDRYFDMALNISLYHHENCDGSGYPYGLKCEQIPIEAAIVKIADIYDALRAKRPYKESLSHEKCVEIIIKGDNRTNPAHFHKEILEIFKNYHNELDKIWNEINNSGGENSGIKN comes from the coding sequence ATGGAAATAAAGAAATTTTTTGATAGTGTTATAATAACGTTATTTATTATAATTTTATCTATAGGAATATTTTTTACTTATGAGTCTTATAAAAATGAAGAAAGTGAAAAAATAAAAGATTTAAAGAAAGATATGAATATTATATCCAACAGATTGTTTGAACTAGTTGAAAATAAAAAATATATATTGGAAAATATCGATAATCTTATAAGAGAAACAGAGGATATAAAAAAAATAATAAAAACAATTTATGATTTTAATAAATTTGATTTAAAATATGCTTATTTTTCAAGTACAAAAGGGGATTTATATGTATATCCAAAAATAAATATACCGAAAAATTTCAATCCTTTAAATAAAGATTGGTATAAATTGGCTTTAAATAACAAAAAAGTTATAATCAGCCATTCATATGAAACTCCTGAGCAAAAAAAAATAGTTTTTACTTTATCAAAAGTTATAAAAAAAGAGGGAAAAGTTATTGGTGTAGTTGGATTGGATCTGAATAGTGAAAAAATAAATGAAATGTTAAAATCCACAGTACAAGGCAAGTATTATAATTTTTATATTATAAAGAAAAGTAATAGAGAATTATTATTTAATAATACTATGGATAAAAATGAAATAAAAAAAATAGAAATAAAAAAAGAGTTTGATGTTGTGAAATATGATGATAATATATATGCATATAGCGAAATTATACCAGATATTTATATTATTTCTCAGTTTAATATTGATATATTAAAAACAAATGTAATAAAAAGAATGAGTATATTTGTTTTGATATCGATTTTAATTATAGTTATTTTTAGATATGTGTATTATAATTTTTTAATAAAAAATGTAATAAAACCAATATTAGTAATTTCAGAATCAATGAATAATTTTTCTTTAAATATAAAAGAAAAGAAAGTACCATATTTTTCAAATAAATATAAAATTAAAGAAATAAATTTGATTTCTGAAAGTTATGAAAAGTTAATAGGAACAATGATAGCCTCTTTTATGAATTTTGAATTATTAACAGATGAGATAAAAAAGGTATATAATAGATTAAAAAATGTAAATGAGATGTTTTATGAAATAATAAAATTAATAACGATGTTAGATAATGAAGACTTGATGATGGAAGAGTATTTTGAGTCTGTATTAAATTATGTCATTAATCATATAGAAGAAGCAAAATATGGTAGTATATCGATTATAAAAAATGGAAAATGGCAATATATTGCGGCAATAGGGCATAATATTGAAATATTAAAAAATTTAGAAATAGAAATGAATATAGATTTAAAAGGAAATAGAGATACTGTAAATGTTCTTAGTTTTGATGAGATATTTAATTATGATAAAGATATTTTGAATAAAGATGTTGTTGATAAATTAGAATTAGCAACAAAAAAATTCAAATATGCACTAATCTATATAACAGATTTAGAAGGGTGTTCTTTAGTTATATCAGTGGAAACAATACATGAAAAAGGCTTTTCAAAAGACAGTCAGGAAATTTTTAAAGCTTATGTTAATTTAGCTAAAATATTTTTATATAAAAAGTTCGAACTTACTAAAATTGAAAATATATATTTTAATTTTGCAGAAAAATTAGCTTCAATAGCTGAAGGGCATGATGATATTACAGGTAAACATATATATAGAGTTGGAGAAATTTCGGCATTTTTAGCAGAAAAAATGGGATATGATGAAACTTTTGTTGAAAAAATTAGAAAATTTTCCCCTTTACATGATATAGGTAAAATATATGTTCCTTATGAAATTTTAAATAAAAAAGGGAAATTAACAGATGAAGAATTTGAAATAATGAAAAAGCATACATTACATGCAAAAGATTTATTTGCAGATGATAGATACTTTGATATGGCTTTAAATATATCTCTATATCATCATGAAAATTGTGATGGTAGTGGATATCCATATGGATTAAAATGCGAACAAATTCCTATTGAAGCGGCAATTGTAAAAATAGCAGATATATATGATGCATTAAGGGCAAAAAGACCATATAAAGAAAGTCTTTCTCATGAAAAATGTGTTGAAATAATAATTAAAGGAGATAATAGAACAAATCCTGCACATTTTCACAAGGAAATTTTAGAAATATTTAAAAATTATCATAATGAATTAGATAAAATATGGAATGAAATAAATAACAGTGGAGGTGAAAATAGTGGAATTAAAAATTGA